A region from the Arachis ipaensis cultivar K30076 chromosome B01, Araip1.1, whole genome shotgun sequence genome encodes:
- the LOC110265574 gene encoding uncharacterized protein LOC110265574, with protein sequence MERPSSRKEEERTYRPQSKDPKKPFKLTPKFDSYTKFNTKRKDIIKQKLIKPPSKAGTYQDQRYVDRSKHCAFHQKYGHTTDKYVVAKDLLERLARQGLLDKYVSSRNKKETTKDTNRPSHNSDHKDKGVWSGAVESPTLKGVINYILGGFAGRGTTNATRKRSYRAMMTMDGARHNTHTSPPVEQISFNASDLKLQYLNMDDTVVILIHTGELTVKKVLLDPGSSADVLFYSTFKKMQLSNKAQQPSTGELVGFSGKGYLCQDHIMVTVYTNHKDARQCYNACLKIIPNEIIPRVHSVYNTENIPTPVKLDPIDNSSRPSSTDDLEKEPNNTSSNY encoded by the exons ATGGAAAGACCATCATCccggaaagaagaagaaaggacaTACAGACCTCAGAGCAAGGACCCTAAGAAACCTTTCAAATTGACACCAAAGTTCGACTCATACACCAAGTTCAATACCAAGAGAAAAGATATAATTAAACAAAAGCTTATAAAGCCACCAAGTAAAGCGGGAACATATCAGGATCAAAGGTATGTAGACAGAAGCAAACATTGCGCATTCCACCAAAAGTATGGCCATACCACCGATAAATACGTGGTGGCTAAGGACCTATTGGAGAGATTGGCCAGACAAGGCTTGCTGGACAAATATGTCAGCtctagaaataaaaaagaaacaacCAAAGACACTAACAGACCAAGCCATAATTCAGATCACAAGGACAAAGGAGTTTGGTCCGGAGCGGTTGAATCTCCTACTTTGAAGGGAGTAATAAACTACATTTTAGGAGGCTTTGCAGGAAGAGGAACAACCAACGCAACCAGAAAGAGAAGTTACCGAGCCATGATGACAATGGACGGAGCTCGCCACAATACACACACCTCACCTCCAGTAGAACAAATCTCCTTCAACGCATCCGATCTCAAATTGCAATATTTGAACATGGACGATACAGTGGTAATCTTGATACATACAGGAGAATTGACAGTCAAGAAGGTCCTACTCGACCCTGGAAGCAGTGCTGACGTGTTGTTTTACTCCACTTTCAAAAAGATGCAACTCAGCAACAAGGCCCAACAACCCTCAACTGGGGAATTGGTAGGATTCTCCGGGAAAGGGTACCTGTGTCAG GACCACATAATGGTAACAGTGTACACCAATCACAAGGATGCTCGGCAATGCTACAATGCATGCTTAAAGATCATTCCAAATGAAATCATCCCAAGAGTTCACTCTGTCTACAACACAGAGAACATACCAACTCCAGTCAAGCTGGACCCCATAGACAATAGCAGTCGACCCTCTTCAACAGACGACCTAGAAAAG GAACCAAACAACACCTCATCGAACTATTGA